The nucleotide sequence GCTGTTCACCGTTGCACTCCTTCCCGGGGCGCTTCAGGCCCCGACTTGCTTTCGGCCGCGTCTTCCGATCGGGTCAGCCCGGACCGATCGGCCGGGGTGACCGGCTGCTCCGCAGGCGGGCGCGCGGGCGGCGGGCTGGCGCCGGGCGGGCTCAGCAGCGCCCTGCGCGCCATCTCCAACGCTTCATCGACGGAAACGCCCAGGTCGCACATCTCCTTTGACCAGACCGCGGTCGCCTCCCAAGCCAGTTCCCGCCGGCGGACGTGCGCGCCCGCGACATCGTCCGCGACGAACGTCCCGGATCCCGCCCGCGTCTCGATCACGCCGGCCGCCTCAAGTTCTCGATACGCGCGAGCGACGGTGTTCGGATTCACGCCGAGGGCCAGCGACAGCTGGCGGACGGACGGCAGGCGCTCTCCCGCATCGAGCAACCCACGAAGCACGCCCCGCTCGATCTGCTCCACGATCTGCATGTACAGGGGACGCGTCGGGTCGATGCGCAGTTCGAGCCGCCC is from Clostridia bacterium and encodes:
- a CDS encoding GntR family transcriptional regulator, giving the protein MGRLELRIDPTRPLYMQIVEQIERGVLRGLLDAGERLPSVRQLSLALGVNPNTVARAYRELEAAGVIETRAGSGTFVADDVAGAHVRRRELAWEATAVWSKEMCDLGVSVDEALEMARRALLSPPGASPPPARPPAEQPVTPADRSGLTRSEDAAESKSGPEAPREGVQR